In the Drosophila virilis strain 15010-1051.87 chromosome 4, Dvir_AGI_RSII-ME, whole genome shotgun sequence genome, TATtctaaaaaatttcaaatgaacAGAAAAAGAAAGCTGTTACGTCAATAACGCTGCCTTTTGAAAAcctaaaacatatatttatattttataattgttgatttaatttcttattaGTAGATGATTGCTCAGACACGGGATGGCCATTTAAGCAGCTTTGCACATGTCcatacacaagcatatttgGAACCTTATTGAAACCGAGTGATGCCGGGTAATGGCGAGATCAGCTAGCTATTCATTTCTTTTACATTAACTTACTTATAAAAGCTTTTCGAGTAGAGTTTTATTCTAAAAGTCAACCCAAGCAtacacaatttaatttagctattttttgtGAATGAGCATCGCCTTGCAATTTAGCTAGTtgaaaaagttgaaaaatacaaaaacgcAATTTACTACTTACACCCAATATCACGAAGGAACATGTTTTACAGAAGCATTTCAAAATTTCTAGCATACCTTGcttttttaatcaaaacattttaataaaggAACACAAAATAGTTCTCATAAATGCTGAAATACGTAAGCTCCCTAGCAGTTGCTGTCAAAAGGGTCCGCTTCAATGTTTAATATCGCTCAAGTTAGCCCAGTATCATAAAATTTTTGGTTTCTAAAAGCACAGAACGAAATTCGTGATTTTCAAAAaccaatttaaaaaacaaaacgaaacacTCATGTCTAGTTTAGATGATTTCTTTGCGAAAAAGGACCGAAAAAAGtccgcaacaaaaacaaatctcTTGGCCGCCGACGAGCTCTATCGCACACTGGAAGAGACCACCAAAGCGCCACAGGAGGTGGACAGCAATGAGAAGCTGCAGATGGATGTGGCAAACAGTCAACATTCGCCACTCGAGTTCGGCATTCGCTTCTCTGATGAGACCATCGACGAGGAGGACGAATGGTGCGATTTTACCGAGGAGCACGATCAGCCATTTCCAAATTTAAAACGCAACTCAAAACTGGTCCTAAACTCAAACGCCGTGGTTGCCAGCAGCGAGGAAGTGAAGCTGGCAGCCGAACACTGTCAATATCAGGACACTGGCGGCGATGGGCTCGGCGTAGGTCAGGCTAGCGATGAGATGGGCAAGCCTGCTTGTCCCTGGCTAAAACTGGAGCCTACAGAGCTCACCAGCTTCAGCCCCAAGGCCGTAGAGACCGTGGAGCGCAAATCGCAGCCAACGATTAAATCACAGCCGAACATTGCGCC is a window encoding:
- the LOC6634167 gene encoding protein CDV3 homolog, with the protein product MSSLDDFFAKKDRKKSATKTNLLAADELYRTLEETTKAPQEVDSNEKLQMDVANSQHSPLEFGIRFSDETIDEEDEWCDFTEEHDQPFPNLKRNSKLVLNSNAVVASSEEVKLAAEHCQYQDTGGDGLGVGQASDEMGKPACPWLKLEPTELTSFSPKAVETVERKSQPTIKSQPNIAPKKQVYVPPALRQSQSEFSVRPRKQAPPVPVKLAKGQAPDLNNVDFFPSLCKSRISKRAK